The following proteins are encoded in a genomic region of Arcobacter cloacae:
- the trmA gene encoding tRNA (uridine(54)-C5)-methyltransferase TrmA: MNCKYFGTCASCTLFDKTYEEQLNYKIQREKERFSNFTTMEFDIIKSSESNFRNRAEFRIWWEKDANGNEILSYAMNDFKKNILKIDSCEMVSPHIKELMPKLINQLESELELSYKLFAVEFLGSSTNDMLVTLIYHKKLEESWITKAKEIEQKLNIKIIGRSRKQKIVLTNDYINETLNIANQDFFFAYEENGFTQPNTKVNIQMIQWVLNNTRASTKDLCELYCGGGNFTIPLSTKFRKVLATEISKTSIKSALRNCKLNNIDTIGFIRMSAEEFVQGLNKVRVFNRLKDINLDDYEFDTIFMDPPRSGLDDTTRALAKDFPNIIYISCNPETLHRDLEELTKTHEIVRFALFDQFAFTNHIESGVILKRK; this comes from the coding sequence ATGAATTGTAAATATTTTGGCACTTGTGCATCTTGTACACTTTTTGATAAAACTTATGAAGAACAACTAAACTACAAAATTCAAAGGGAAAAAGAGAGATTTTCTAACTTTACAACAATGGAATTTGATATTATCAAAAGTAGTGAGTCAAATTTTAGAAATCGTGCAGAGTTTAGAATTTGGTGGGAAAAAGATGCAAATGGAAATGAGATTTTATCTTATGCCATGAATGACTTCAAAAAAAATATCTTAAAAATTGATTCATGTGAAATGGTAAGCCCTCATATAAAAGAGCTTATGCCAAAACTTATAAATCAACTTGAAAGTGAGTTAGAACTCTCTTATAAACTTTTTGCAGTTGAATTTTTAGGAAGTTCAACAAATGATATGTTGGTAACTTTGATTTATCATAAAAAACTGGAAGAGAGTTGGATAACAAAAGCAAAAGAAATTGAGCAAAAATTAAATATAAAAATCATAGGAAGAAGTAGAAAACAAAAAATCGTTTTAACAAATGATTATATAAATGAAACTTTAAATATTGCCAATCAAGATTTCTTTTTTGCTTATGAAGAAAATGGTTTTACTCAACCAAATACAAAAGTAAATATCCAAATGATTCAATGGGTTTTAAATAACACTCGAGCTTCAACAAAAGATTTATGTGAGTTATATTGTGGTGGTGGAAATTTTACAATTCCTTTATCTACAAAATTTAGAAAAGTTTTAGCTACAGAAATTTCAAAAACTTCTATAAAATCAGCTTTGAGAAACTGTAAGTTAAATAATATAGATACTATTGGTTTTATACGTATGAGTGCTGAGGAATTTGTACAAGGATTAAATAAAGTAAGAGTTTTTAATAGATTAAAAGATATAAATTTAGATGATTATGAATTTGACACTATTTTTATGGACCCACCAAGGTCTGGACTTGATGATACAACAAGAGCATTAGCAAAAGATTTTCCTAATATTATCTATATTTCATGTAACCCAGAAACTTTACATAGAGACTTAGAAGAGCTAACAAAAACCCATGAAATCGTAAGATTTGCACTATTTGACCAATTTGCTTTTACAAATCATATTGAAAGTGGTGTGATTTTGAAAAGAAAATAG
- a CDS encoding 6-hydroxymethylpterin diphosphokinase MptE-like protein, with amino-acid sequence MDKTSAYEEIEKTLQEIFINNLEFFKINFPLIYKKIVEFEKLNLENYSINFINNKFQLNNTPTNQNFYEIEPFQDSMNRINKFDISSAFNLVKIEQLKNKNPYKNEINAYSYLNEFIEHFQNIDIKINKFIFLGTLLGVHINDFDKFLKAKTYFIFEPNIEIFRLSMFMTDYKILSKNAKLFFAINEDEQGLNNICKEFLNYNYEFNNLIHFELADKINEPLINELSLIFTHLGEMRHPFSEYLISLKRFHNYFVNNNYNLINISKIHNFLEDKRILFLAAGPSLERNLDFVHKNKNKFIIVTVAATLKILETKKITPDIIITVDGHHIISKQFEVDKSIYENSIILSSIKLDIEIHKLFKNENLFFFQNSLNLFEEFGFITGVTVGDIGIDLLLRLGANNLYLLGVDAAIDSKTGITHINTHSHSKKIDLDYNKTIDFNKTILYVKGNFEEKVPTLMEYKEMIEEINEKFSFINDNLKIFNLSNGAYFNNTISLRASKLKIDEVVNKDIFKELFLEKLHSILEKNINEKFKKNFAKENKILSEVRNIDKNINFYKNFKDIQQKYPNSISLDILEKYLKLILPYYNLLRNQSLANNILEKQLNEIINKLFVIFSLD; translated from the coding sequence ATGGATAAAACATCAGCATATGAAGAAATAGAAAAAACTTTACAAGAGATATTTATTAATAATTTAGAATTTTTTAAAATAAATTTTCCTTTGATCTATAAAAAAATAGTTGAATTTGAAAAATTAAATTTAGAAAATTATTCAATTAATTTTATAAATAATAAATTTCAATTAAATAATACCCCTACTAATCAAAATTTTTACGAAATTGAACCTTTTCAAGATTCTATGAACAGAATCAATAAATTTGATATTTCTTCAGCATTTAATTTAGTAAAAATTGAACAATTAAAAAATAAAAATCCTTATAAAAATGAAATAAATGCTTATTCCTATCTAAATGAATTTATAGAGCATTTTCAAAATATTGATATAAAAATAAATAAATTCATTTTTTTGGGAACTTTACTGGGAGTTCATATAAATGATTTTGATAAATTTTTAAAAGCAAAAACTTATTTTATATTTGAACCAAATATTGAAATATTTAGACTATCTATGTTTATGACTGATTATAAAATTTTATCTAAAAATGCTAAGCTATTTTTTGCAATAAATGAAGATGAACAGGGTTTAAATAACATATGTAAAGAATTCTTAAATTACAACTATGAATTTAACAATCTGATTCATTTTGAATTAGCTGACAAAATAAATGAACCTTTAATTAATGAACTATCTTTAATTTTTACTCACTTAGGAGAAATGAGACATCCTTTTTCTGAATATTTAATAAGTTTAAAAAGATTTCATAATTATTTCGTTAATAATAATTATAATTTAATTAATATATCAAAAATTCATAATTTCTTAGAAGATAAAAGAATTTTATTTTTAGCTGCAGGTCCATCTTTAGAAAGAAACTTAGATTTTGTACATAAAAATAAGAATAAATTTATAATTGTTACGGTTGCAGCTACATTAAAAATCTTAGAAACAAAAAAAATTACTCCGGATATAATAATAACTGTTGATGGTCATCATATAATATCAAAACAATTTGAAGTTGATAAATCTATATATGAAAATTCTATCATCTTATCTTCGATAAAACTTGACATCGAAATACATAAACTTTTTAAAAATGAAAATCTGTTTTTTTTCCAAAATTCTTTAAATCTATTTGAAGAATTTGGTTTTATAACTGGAGTAACTGTAGGAGATATTGGTATAGATTTACTATTGAGATTGGGTGCTAATAATTTATATCTTTTAGGAGTCGATGCTGCCATAGATTCTAAAACAGGGATAACACATATAAATACACATTCTCATTCAAAAAAAATAGATCTTGATTATAATAAAACTATTGATTTTAATAAAACAATACTTTATGTAAAAGGAAATTTTGAAGAAAAAGTACCAACTCTTATGGAATATAAAGAAATGATAGAAGAAATAAATGAAAAATTTAGTTTTATAAATGATAATCTTAAGATTTTCAATCTTTCTAATGGGGCATATTTTAATAATACAATATCTCTAAGAGCTTCTAAACTAAAAATAGATGAAGTTGTTAACAAAGATATTTTTAAAGAATTATTTTTAGAAAAATTACATTCTATTTTAGAAAAAAATATAAATGAAAAATTTAAGAAAAACTTTGCAAAAGAAAATAAAATATTATCTGAAGTAAGAAATATAGATAAAAATATTAATTTCTATAAGAATTTCAAAGATATTCAACAAAAATACCCAAATTCTATATCTCTTGATATATTAGAAAAATACTTAAAATTAATATTACCTTATTATAATTTATTAAGAAATCAATCTTTAGCAAATAATATTCTAGAAAAACAATTGAATGAAATCATAAATAAATTATTTGTTATATTCTCTTTAGATTAA
- a CDS encoding cytidylyltransferase domain-containing protein — protein MNKTFLAIIPARGGSKRLPRKNVLDLCGKPLISYSIEAGLKSKYISKVIVSSDDEKILQISQKFGADIIKRPDYLATDTSSTFDVLEHTINSLEKYDYIVLLQPTSPLRNEKHIDEAIELLNKKDANAVISVCETEHSPLWCNTLDEDLNMSNFLREEIINKRSQDLPIFYRLNGAIYICKTEELLKNKGFFLQENIFAYIMDKIYSVDIDDELDFLIAKEVFNLKRI, from the coding sequence ATGAATAAAACTTTTTTAGCAATAATTCCTGCTCGTGGTGGAAGTAAAAGGTTACCTAGAAAAAATGTTTTAGATTTATGTGGTAAACCACTTATTTCTTATAGTATTGAAGCAGGACTAAAAAGTAAATATATATCTAAAGTTATTGTCTCTAGTGATGATGAAAAAATACTTCAAATTTCTCAAAAATTTGGTGCCGATATTATAAAAAGACCAGATTATTTAGCAACAGATACTTCTTCTACTTTTGATGTGCTTGAACACACTATAAATAGTTTAGAAAAATATGACTATATTGTTCTTCTTCAACCCACAAGTCCATTAAGAAATGAAAAGCATATTGATGAAGCAATAGAGTTATTAAATAAAAAAGATGCCAATGCTGTTATAAGTGTTTGTGAAACTGAACACTCACCATTATGGTGTAATACATTAGATGAAGACTTAAATATGTCAAATTTTTTAAGAGAAGAGATAATAAATAAAAGAAGTCAAGATTTACCAATATTTTACAGATTAAATGGAGCTATTTATATTTGTAAAACTGAAGAATTATTAAAAAATAAAGGTTTCTTTCTACAAGAAAATATTTTTGCTTACATAATGGATAAAATATATTCTGTTGATATTGATGATGAATTAGATTTTTTGATTGCAAAGGAAGTATTTAATCTAAAGAGAATATAA
- a CDS encoding nucleotidyltransferase family protein produces MNINTLLITENTKIKEALKIIDKGAIRIALVVDNNKKLLGTLSDGDIRRGLLKNHTLEDSIKELYFKTPITALYSESKERIIQKAIKNEVYQIPIVDENNYLLDIVNLATLLNVTKKRNRVILMAGGLGTRLRPLTEDIPKPMLKVGNKPILETIIKNFASHGFVNITISLNYKAEIIREYFKDGSDFGVNIDYVEENTRLGTAGALSLLKEQPNEPFFVMNADLLTDVNFSNLLDFHCFGNANATMCVREYEYQIPYGVIEIENSSIASIIEKPIKKFFVNAGIYVLSPNIFEFIPKNEFFDMPTLFNILIEKEKKVLSFPIHEYWLDIGRMSDFEQAQSEYFRIFNE; encoded by the coding sequence ATGAATATAAATACATTATTGATTACTGAAAATACAAAAATAAAAGAAGCTTTAAAAATAATTGATAAAGGGGCTATTAGAATAGCTTTAGTTGTTGATAATAACAAAAAACTTTTAGGAACACTTAGTGATGGGGATATTAGAAGAGGTCTTTTAAAAAATCATACCTTAGAAGATTCTATAAAAGAGTTATATTTTAAGACACCAATTACTGCATTATATAGTGAATCAAAAGAAAGAATTATACAAAAAGCTATAAAGAATGAAGTTTATCAAATACCAATAGTTGATGAGAATAATTATTTATTAGATATTGTAAATTTAGCAACTCTATTAAATGTAACTAAAAAAAGAAATAGAGTAATTTTAATGGCAGGAGGTTTAGGAACAAGACTTAGACCTCTTACAGAAGATATACCAAAACCCATGTTAAAAGTTGGAAATAAACCAATTTTGGAAACTATCATCAAAAACTTTGCCTCTCATGGTTTTGTAAATATTACAATAAGTTTAAATTATAAAGCTGAGATTATAAGAGAATATTTTAAAGATGGTAGTGATTTTGGAGTTAATATTGATTATGTAGAAGAAAATACAAGACTTGGAACGGCAGGAGCATTAAGTCTTTTAAAAGAGCAACCAAATGAGCCATTTTTTGTGATGAATGCTGATTTATTAACTGATGTAAATTTTTCAAATTTATTAGATTTTCATTGTTTTGGAAATGCAAATGCAACTATGTGTGTTAGAGAATATGAATATCAAATACCTTATGGAGTTATTGAAATAGAAAATAGCAGCATAGCTTCAATCATTGAAAAACCTATTAAAAAGTTTTTTGTAAATGCAGGAATTTATGTTTTATCTCCAAATATTTTTGAATTTATTCCAAAAAATGAGTTTTTTGATATGCCAACACTATTTAATATTTTAATAGAAAAAGAAAAAAAAGTTTTATCATTTCCTATTCATGAATATTGGCTTGATATTGGAAGAATGAGTGATTTTGAACAAGCCCAAAGTGAATATTTTAGGATATTCAATGAATAA
- a CDS encoding helicase-related protein has protein sequence MKENWQEQLQTLLNCDLKTLYPLARSLNRKLEFYVGPTNSGKTYNAMQKLKEANSGLYLAPLRLLALEGYEDLKESKINASLITGEEQMLDEDAAHVCSTIEMLDFDLDVDVAVIDEVQMLEDPDRGWAWVNAIIGCPAKKVIMTGSVNALDAIKKIASYLDEELEIVKHQRKNELKILPKWTSLEKLEDGTALIAFSRSDVLKLKQKLQKKYSVSVIYGNLSPEVRRDEAKRFREKKSQILIATDAIAMGLNLPIKTILFTTDEKFDGKSRRKITVNEIVQIAGRAGRYGHFEAGYLGATRRDVLAHVALEFESPIKTIKPPFKVKINNNQLEALASHIKTNSLTKILKFFADNMIFSGPFVAANISSMLEAAKIVDTRFNLKLEDKYLLAQAPITTKSNIILQAYEAYIASVIKKRVCHYKPSITLPKKAITQKDLLLVEDEVKKISLYLWLSYKLPDIFPDHDKAYILRNSFNAFIEKSLRGNLIEEESPKKFFHERKQKDNPTSRSEKKEKSVKKSYNPRRRKTI, from the coding sequence ATGAAAGAAAATTGGCAAGAACAACTACAAACCTTATTAAACTGTGATTTAAAGACTTTATATCCATTAGCAAGAAGTCTAAATCGAAAACTAGAGTTTTATGTAGGTCCTACAAATAGTGGGAAAACATATAATGCAATGCAAAAATTAAAAGAGGCAAATTCTGGGCTTTATTTAGCACCTTTGCGACTTTTAGCCCTTGAAGGATATGAAGATTTAAAAGAATCAAAAATAAATGCATCACTTATAACTGGTGAAGAACAAATGTTAGATGAAGATGCAGCACATGTTTGCTCAACTATTGAGATGTTAGATTTTGATTTAGATGTTGATGTTGCAGTTATTGATGAAGTTCAAATGCTTGAAGACCCTGATAGAGGTTGGGCTTGGGTAAATGCCATTATTGGATGTCCTGCTAAAAAAGTGATAATGACAGGAAGTGTAAACGCTCTTGATGCTATAAAAAAAATAGCTTCTTATCTTGATGAAGAACTAGAAATTGTAAAACATCAAAGAAAAAATGAGTTAAAGATTTTACCAAAATGGACATCTTTAGAAAAACTTGAAGATGGAACCGCTTTGATTGCTTTTTCAAGAAGTGATGTTTTAAAATTAAAACAAAAACTTCAAAAGAAGTATTCAGTTTCAGTTATCTATGGAAATTTATCTCCTGAAGTAAGACGAGATGAAGCCAAAAGATTTAGAGAGAAAAAAAGCCAAATTTTAATAGCAACAGATGCAATCGCAATGGGATTAAATCTTCCAATTAAAACTATTTTATTTACAACAGATGAAAAATTTGATGGAAAAAGTAGAAGAAAAATAACTGTTAATGAAATAGTTCAAATAGCAGGTCGAGCAGGAAGATATGGGCATTTTGAAGCTGGATATTTGGGAGCTACACGAAGAGATGTTTTAGCTCATGTAGCATTGGAGTTTGAATCTCCTATAAAAACAATAAAACCACCTTTTAAAGTAAAAATAAATAATAATCAATTAGAAGCCTTAGCAAGTCACATAAAAACAAATTCACTTACAAAAATTTTGAAATTTTTTGCGGATAATATGATTTTTAGTGGTCCTTTTGTAGCAGCAAATATCTCTTCAATGCTTGAAGCTGCAAAAATTGTTGATACAAGATTTAACTTAAAACTTGAAGATAAATATCTTTTAGCACAAGCTCCAATAACTACAAAATCAAATATTATTTTACAAGCTTATGAAGCATATATTGCAAGTGTGATTAAAAAAAGAGTTTGTCATTATAAACCGTCCATTACACTTCCAAAAAAAGCAATAACTCAAAAAGATTTACTTTTAGTAGAAGATGAGGTAAAAAAAATCTCTTTGTATCTTTGGCTTTCATATAAACTTCCAGATATTTTCCCTGACCATGATAAGGCATATATTTTAAGAAACTCTTTTAATGCTTTTATTGAGAAATCTTTAAGAGGAAATTTAATAGAAGAAGAGAGTCCAAAAAAGTTTTTTCATGAAAGAAAACAAAAAGATAACCCAACATCAAGAAGTGAAAAAAAAGAAAAAAGTGTAAAAAAAAGTTATAATCCAAGAAGAAGAAAAACAATTTAA
- a CDS encoding flagellin, with the protein MRINTNVSSLTAQEAAQNTSKSVTSSLEKLSTGLRINKASDDASGLAIADKLRTQATSINQGISNGNSAVALLQIADKSMAEQSNILDTIKAKLIQANTDTTSTEGRNSIGKDIKKLLEQLNNIGTQTNYNGRQLISGDDGTAGSSSHSFQVGEKATDIITMAAVTANTTGLSLTTLSTAVGSGSFSKGDASTAQTAVNDAINKLNGFRGDIGSTQNQVESAVRNLMTQATNVKAAESIIRDVDYAQESANFNKQNIISQAGSYAISQANAVQQNVLRLLQ; encoded by the coding sequence ATGAGAATTAATACTAACGTTTCATCTTTAACAGCTCAAGAAGCTGCACAAAATACTTCTAAGAGTGTAACTAGCTCTTTAGAAAAACTTTCTACTGGTCTTAGAATCAACAAAGCTTCTGATGATGCTTCTGGTTTAGCTATTGCTGATAAGTTAAGAACTCAAGCAACTTCTATCAACCAAGGTATATCAAATGGAAATTCTGCTGTTGCATTATTACAAATTGCAGATAAGTCAATGGCTGAACAATCAAACATCTTAGATACGATCAAAGCTAAATTAATCCAAGCAAATACGGATACAACTTCAACAGAGGGTAGAAACTCTATTGGTAAAGATATTAAAAAATTATTAGAACAATTAAATAATATTGGTACTCAAACGAATTACAATGGTAGACAACTTATATCTGGTGATGATGGAACAGCGGGATCATCATCACACTCTTTTCAAGTTGGGGAAAAAGCTACAGATATAATTACTATGGCAGCAGTAACTGCAAATACAACGGGATTATCTTTGACTACTTTATCAACTGCAGTAGGGTCAGGTTCTTTTAGTAAAGGAGATGCTTCTACTGCTCAAACAGCTGTAAATGATGCTATTAATAAACTAAATGGATTTAGAGGGGATATAGGTTCTACTCAAAACCAAGTTGAATCTGCGGTTAGAAACTTAATGACTCAAGCTACAAATGTAAAAGCTGCTGAATCGATTATTAGAGATGTAGATTATGCACAAGAGTCTGCAAACTTTAACAAACAAAACATCATTTCTCAAGCTGGTTCTTATGCAATCAGTCAAGCTAATGCTGTTCAACAAAATGTTTTAAGACTACTTCAATAA
- a CDS encoding ATP-binding protein, with amino-acid sequence MKKKQLLKQIIRDFHLSENFDVKPRNIQPPIDTKKIITLIGVRRCGKTSIFYHMINQLIEKIEKTKILFLNFEDERFELNSDELDLILQAYMELYPSYKLSECYFFFDEIQNIPNWEKFIRRMYDTISKNIFITGSNSKLLSSEIATSLRGRTLNFEIFPLSFKEYLSFKDIEVDFYSSKSLAFIKNAQESFLKNGSFPEILFLEEIYANKTLQEYFNVLLYKDLAERYNITNTVALKFFLKRIISSSTKQISINKIFNELKSSGIKIGKNTLYEFLEYVQNIYLALTLQKYDNSLINKELGEKKIYSIDIGLNNATEFRFSDDIGKSLENAVFLELKRKEFDIYYYRTSKSECDFLVFDKNTISDVIQVTFDMSDENTKSREIKGLIEACKNFDLKSGTIITFDNEDELIENGIKIKIIPFYKWSII; translated from the coding sequence ATGAAAAAGAAACAACTACTAAAACAGATTATCAGAGATTTTCATTTAAGTGAAAACTTTGATGTAAAACCTAGAAATATACAACCACCAATTGATACAAAAAAAATAATTACCTTAATTGGTGTAAGAAGATGTGGTAAAACTTCAATTTTTTATCACATGATAAATCAACTTATCGAGAAAATAGAAAAAACAAAAATACTATTTTTGAATTTTGAAGATGAAAGATTTGAGTTAAATAGTGATGAATTAGATTTAATATTACAAGCTTATATGGAATTGTATCCATCATATAAACTAAGTGAGTGTTATTTTTTCTTTGATGAAATTCAAAATATTCCTAATTGGGAAAAATTTATTCGAAGAATGTATGACACTATTAGTAAAAATATTTTTATTACAGGTTCTAACTCAAAACTTCTAAGTTCTGAAATTGCAACTAGTCTAAGAGGAAGAACTTTAAACTTTGAGATATTTCCTCTCTCTTTTAAAGAATATTTATCTTTTAAAGATATAGAAGTAGATTTTTATTCATCAAAAAGTTTAGCTTTTATAAAAAATGCCCAAGAAAGTTTTCTGAAAAATGGCTCTTTCCCTGAAATTCTATTTTTAGAAGAGATTTATGCAAATAAAACTTTACAAGAATATTTTAATGTACTTTTATATAAAGACTTAGCCGAGAGATACAACATAACAAATACTGTAGCTTTAAAGTTTTTTCTAAAACGAATAATATCATCAAGTACAAAACAAATTTCAATTAATAAAATCTTTAATGAATTAAAATCAAGTGGAATCAAAATAGGTAAAAATACTCTATATGAGTTTTTAGAATATGTTCAAAATATATATTTAGCATTAACTTTACAAAAATATGATAATTCTTTAATAAACAAAGAATTGGGAGAAAAAAAAATTTATAGTATTGATATTGGATTAAATAATGCAACAGAATTTAGATTTTCTGATGATATTGGAAAATCACTTGAAAATGCTGTATTTTTAGAGTTGAAAAGGAAAGAGTTTGATATTTACTATTATAGAACTTCTAAAAGTGAATGTGATTTTTTGGTATTTGATAAAAACACTATCAGTGATGTTATTCAAGTGACATTTGATATGAGTGATGAAAATACAAAAAGTAGAGAAATAAAAGGTTTAATTGAAGCTTGTAAAAATTTTGATCTAAAAAGTGGAACAATAATCACTTTTGATAATGAAGATGAACTAATAGAAAATGGTATAAAAATAAAAATCATACCTTTTTACAAATGGTCGATAATTTAA
- a CDS encoding 6-hydroxymethylpterin diphosphokinase MptE-like protein, producing the protein MKEAEIQLQNALLTTFLANLAFLSEYDNQLYHRVDELSRMIENGTYKEKYALEFIIENGDFDIYDLINDKYLYDKRPKEINDKLVRKVELDEKNSIYFVENYFAIDRKLDVDKKNRFSDDGTNYLALTQNDMFEYSNFLNDFLRKKKKKLKKIEKFVFLGTLLGRHIPRIAEKIDAESYLVLERNLEIFRLSLFTVDYTILGNKGVVFSIMDNPLEEEKRIQKFMKSSLLKNYMLKFSSSEVNIDKYIDTLNTTLHLVNNSSQYTYTRYLYSLGNRVTQILDMDYKILLMNQIKEKLNFFDNIPVLYIAAGPSLDESMEWIKENQNKFFIVTIGAAYKKLLNNNIKIDMITTLDESAILNDIQFDDNSVSKINQNTIILASVKTNISLLSKLKQKTLFLYEVSIPFHKNNITFEGYSIGEITLDILLKMNAKEIYLIGLDLALDQETGESHSKNSSSSTRKYDLNKNQKKEDFSIRGLVKVKGNMREEVSTIGLFYNSIKALEEIVSKEINCNIYNLSFNGAYFENVKPLDKNNIKIEKFKNLNYQNIVLINLLNQYSLNHLNKESKKDLKEDIKEIENIINIALLELLNCELKTYEEFYEKVTDLYFSINVNNKLIIGILKKYLMMLIPYLSYHFNDIKIKNEPKKVNKIKEIYINQLKIIFEDYIFCLKRLL; encoded by the coding sequence ATGAAAGAAGCAGAAATACAATTACAAAATGCACTGTTAACCACTTTTTTAGCAAATCTCGCTTTTTTAAGTGAATATGACAATCAACTTTATCATAGAGTAGATGAACTTTCTCGTATGATAGAAAATGGAACGTATAAAGAAAAATATGCATTAGAATTTATTATAGAAAATGGAGATTTTGATATTTATGATTTAATTAATGATAAATATCTTTATGATAAAAGACCTAAAGAAATCAATGATAAATTAGTTAGAAAAGTAGAACTTGATGAAAAAAATAGTATATATTTTGTAGAGAATTATTTTGCGATAGATAGAAAATTAGATGTAGATAAAAAGAATAGATTTTCTGATGATGGAACTAATTATCTTGCTTTAACACAAAATGATATGTTTGAATATTCAAATTTTTTAAATGATTTTTTAAGAAAGAAAAAGAAAAAATTAAAAAAAATTGAAAAGTTTGTTTTTTTAGGTACTTTATTAGGTAGGCATATCCCTCGAATTGCTGAAAAAATAGATGCTGAATCGTATCTAGTTTTGGAAAGAAATTTAGAAATATTTAGATTATCATTATTTACTGTAGATTATACTATTCTTGGAAATAAAGGTGTTGTTTTTTCAATAATGGATAATCCATTAGAAGAAGAAAAGAGAATACAAAAGTTTATGAAAAGTTCTTTACTTAAAAATTATATGTTAAAATTCTCAAGTTCAGAAGTAAATATAGATAAATATATAGATACTTTGAATACAACCCTCCATTTAGTTAATAATTCATCTCAATATACTTATACAAGATACTTATATTCATTAGGAAATAGAGTAACACAAATTTTAGATATGGATTACAAAATTTTATTAATGAACCAGATAAAAGAAAAATTGAATTTTTTTGATAATATTCCTGTGTTATATATAGCAGCAGGTCCATCTTTAGATGAGAGTATGGAATGGATAAAGGAAAATCAAAATAAATTTTTTATTGTAACAATAGGAGCTGCTTATAAAAAACTATTAAATAACAATATTAAAATAGATATGATAACTACTCTTGATGAATCAGCTATTTTAAATGATATACAATTTGATGATAACAGTGTGTCTAAAATAAATCAAAATACTATTATTTTAGCCTCTGTAAAAACTAATATAAGTTTACTATCAAAACTAAAACAAAAAACTCTTTTTTTATATGAGGTATCTATACCATTTCATAAAAATAATATTACTTTCGAAGGATATAGTATTGGAGAAATAACTTTAGATATTTTACTTAAAATGAATGCAAAAGAAATTTATCTTATTGGATTAGATTTAGCATTAGATCAAGAAACAGGGGAAAGTCATTCAAAAAATAGTTCTTCAAGTACTCGTAAATATGATTTAAATAAAAATCAGAAAAAAGAGGATTTTTCTATTAGAGGTTTAGTAAAAGTAAAAGGTAATATGCGAGAAGAAGTTAGTACTATAGGTTTATTTTATAATTCTATTAAAGCTTTAGAAGAAATAGTTAGTAAAGAAATAAATTGCAACATATATAATTTATCTTTTAATGGAGCATATTTTGAAAATGTTAAACCTCTAGATAAAAATAATATAAAAATTGAAAAGTTTAAAAATCTAAATTATCAGAATATTGTTTTAATAAATTTATTAAATCAATATTCTTTAAATCATTTAAACAAAGAATCTAAAAAAGATTTGAAAGAAGATATAAAAGAAATAGAAAATATTATAAATATAGCTCTTTTAGAATTACTAAATTGTGAATTAAAAACTTATGAAGAATTTTATGAAAAAGTTACGGATTTATATTTTTCAATTAATGTGAACAATAAACTAATAATAGGGATATTAAAAAAATATCTTATGATGTTGATACCCTATTTATCTTATCATTTTAATGATATAAAAATTAAAAATGAACCAAAAAAAGTTAACAAAATAAAAGAAATTTATATAAATCAACTAAAGATTATTTTTGAAGATTATATTTTTTGTTTAAAAAGATTATTATAA